Proteins found in one Fimbriimonadaceae bacterium genomic segment:
- a CDS encoding cytochrome c oxidase subunit 3 has product MAHAHAPEHIDPDSPPVYFQYEDIDQQQETYIVGMWAFLVTEVMFFGALFLTYALYRWQYQADWYHYHEQLSWKLGGLNTTILLVSSLFAALAVHFAQKNKTKWQVAMLTLTVVCAFGFLAVKTVEYGAKFEHHLFPNKTFVYGHQAHEAYEKEFGVHKPGPFTQIVEKIDGPEKEQEGNPQRARLFFSLYFAMTGLHGIHVTIGILLFGWLIKLIVQKHPVITDYIPTEMVCLYWHFVDLVWIFLYPLFYLIPK; this is encoded by the coding sequence ATGGCGCACGCCCACGCACCAGAACATATCGACCCGGATTCGCCGCCGGTCTATTTCCAATACGAGGACATCGACCAGCAGCAGGAGACCTACATCGTCGGGATGTGGGCGTTCCTCGTCACCGAGGTCATGTTCTTTGGTGCGTTGTTCCTCACCTACGCCCTCTACCGGTGGCAGTACCAGGCGGACTGGTACCACTACCACGAACAACTCAGTTGGAAGCTCGGCGGCCTCAACACGACGATCCTCCTCGTGAGTTCGTTGTTCGCCGCCTTGGCCGTCCACTTCGCGCAAAAGAACAAGACCAAGTGGCAGGTCGCCATGCTCACCTTGACTGTGGTCTGCGCCTTTGGCTTCTTGGCGGTCAAGACCGTCGAGTACGGCGCTAAGTTCGAGCACCACCTCTTCCCCAACAAGACGTTCGTTTACGGCCACCAAGCCCACGAAGCCTACGAGAAGGAGTTTGGCGTCCACAAGCCAGGGCCGTTCACCCAGATCGTCGAAAAGATCGACGGTCCGGAGAAGGAGCAAGAGGGCAACCCCCAGCGGGCCCGCCTCTTCTTTAGCCTTTACTTCGCGATGACCGGTCTACACGGAATCCACGTCACGATCGGCATTCTCTTGTTTGGTTGGCTTATCAAACTGATCGTCCAAAAACACCCGGTCATCACCGACTACATCCCGACAGAGATGGTGTGCCTGTACTGGCACTTCGTCGATCTCGTCTGGATCTTCCTGTATCCGCTCTTCTATCTCATCCCCAAGTAA
- a CDS encoding 1-acyl-sn-glycerol-3-phosphate acyltransferase — MREVPEPHSQFLRVVAFPVLRAVAWLLLAGFGAPMRARHRSRVPRTGPLLVLSNHMSNVDPVAVQWACPRLVHFMARKSLFEMGIGNFMRWWRAFPVVQTSADTGALKTALALLADGRCVMLFPEGQLSPDGRLIDLQPGTALLARKSGAPVVCVGLKGTDGVMPCPTQQPRWSGRPIVATWGEPRVFGKDASVEEVLDWVRSELSRLNGQGS, encoded by the coding sequence GTGCGTGAAGTCCCTGAGCCCCACAGTCAGTTCCTCCGCGTCGTGGCCTTTCCCGTCTTGAGGGCGGTCGCTTGGCTCCTCTTGGCCGGGTTCGGCGCGCCGATGCGGGCGCGCCACCGGAGCCGCGTCCCCCGCACCGGCCCGTTGCTGGTGCTGTCGAACCATATGTCCAATGTTGACCCCGTCGCCGTCCAGTGGGCGTGCCCCCGGCTGGTCCATTTCATGGCGCGCAAGAGCTTGTTTGAGATGGGCATCGGCAATTTCATGCGTTGGTGGCGGGCGTTTCCGGTCGTCCAGACCTCTGCCGACACCGGCGCCCTGAAGACAGCCTTGGCCTTGCTCGCCGACGGTCGGTGCGTGATGTTGTTCCCGGAGGGGCAGTTGTCTCCAGACGGGCGGCTGATCGACTTGCAGCCGGGAACGGCGCTCCTTGCGCGGAAGAGCGGTGCCCCGGTCGTGTGCGTCGGCCTGAAGGGGACCGACGGTGTGATGCCGTGCCCGACCCAGCAACCGCGCTGGTCTGGCCGACCCATTGTCGCCACATGGGGTGAGCCCCGCGTCTTCGGCAAAGACGCGTCGGTCGAGGAAGTGCTCGATTGGGTCCGGTCAGAACTCAGCCGTCTGAACGGACAAGGATCTTGA
- the purN gene encoding phosphoribosylglycinamide formyltransferase, translating into MTRDARVAVLVGTRGRGSNMAALVRAGQKGVIPAQVVLVVAPRADTPALQTAADLGVPTAVLRGGADGYAEALVAALAAAEVDIVCLAGYMTLLPEEVLANYPGRVLNVHPALLPKFGGKGMYGHHVHEAVVAAGESESGCTVHLVTPVYDEGEVVVQLRCPVGPGDSPEDLASRVLELEHKAYPMAVAEVWRRA; encoded by the coding sequence ATGACGAGAGACGCGCGAGTGGCGGTCCTGGTGGGGACCAGGGGGCGGGGGAGCAACATGGCCGCCCTTGTCCGGGCTGGACAGAAGGGAGTGATACCCGCGCAGGTCGTGCTTGTCGTCGCCCCCCGCGCCGACACACCGGCCCTCCAGACCGCGGCTGACTTAGGCGTGCCGACGGCGGTGCTCAGGGGTGGTGCCGATGGTTACGCCGAGGCGTTGGTCGCGGCCCTTGCCGCTGCCGAGGTCGACATTGTCTGCCTCGCGGGTTACATGACGCTCTTGCCCGAAGAGGTCTTGGCGAATTATCCCGGCCGGGTCCTCAACGTCCATCCCGCACTCCTTCCGAAGTTCGGGGGAAAGGGAATGTACGGCCACCATGTCCACGAGGCCGTGGTCGCGGCGGGCGAGAGCGAGTCCGGCTGCACCGTCCACTTGGTGACGCCGGTCTATGACGAAGGCGAGGTCGTCGTCCAGTTGCGGTGCCCGGTCGGGCCGGGCGACTCCCCTGAGGATTTGGCGTCGAGGGTGCTCGAACTTGAGCACAAGGCGTATCCGATGGCCGTCGCCGAGGTGTGGCGTCGTGCGTGA
- a CDS encoding adenylate/guanylate cyclase domain-containing protein, which produces MANLSFRKTLVLHMAAVVSFTMAVVGVYTYAQMSRDAEEAGRRVMRQTTALVDKRIGNLLHLAESQARILADLSSDTRPGALDQFSQTLVKVLRSNDTLGTAAVTLEATGETLSLDQSPGGGLQLTHWRIGGIGKERRVSVPFGSASLDRGTEVGWPTDPRLDPAYVRCKAKGRTAWTETRVGPAAMGDRPGVTVATPVVDDQGIFKGAVSVTLTLDDLSRFLAGARVSDRGTAFLVEFRGGDARVIAYPTASRLLVADDGHQRLATLKELDDPVVSKVVAALASPSGLKGDRPEVSVNGVRYLVGLKVVEGEEVPAWTLCVVSPADDFLAGTRQTAVFFISLACLAVAVGAGASFLLSRRISQPMVALVEEADRIQSLDLTAPPIPATSIREVDELSQAMERMKSSMRSLEKLVPTEYARWLISSGQEAKLGGERRHITTYFADIIGFTALSRDLPPEELVDVLTEYLDVLSAEVLRHGGTVDKFNGDDVMAFWGAPTITTDHAVAACRAAYSSLSSIDSLHVEWRDHGRPLLRASFGIATGDVVVGNVGSRQRMNYTVIGDSVNMASRLQGLNKFYQTNILIGRGTYEEAGEAVVARHVDRVAVFGRDDPEDVYELMAMAEQATDLDHKLAALHQEAMAAYLGRDWDGALAAWEKVLHYLPHDGPARVLLNRTLAYKERPPGKLWDGSTQMMAK; this is translated from the coding sequence ATGGCAAACCTGTCGTTCCGCAAGACGCTCGTCCTCCATATGGCCGCCGTGGTCTCGTTCACCATGGCGGTGGTCGGTGTCTACACGTATGCGCAGATGAGCCGCGACGCCGAGGAGGCGGGCCGCCGCGTCATGCGCCAGACGACCGCGCTGGTCGACAAGCGGATCGGCAACCTCCTCCACCTGGCCGAAAGCCAAGCCAGGATCCTCGCCGACCTGAGTTCCGACACCCGGCCGGGGGCGCTCGACCAGTTCTCCCAGACTTTGGTGAAGGTGTTGCGGTCGAACGACACGCTGGGCACCGCCGCCGTCACCCTGGAGGCCACCGGAGAGACCCTGTCCCTGGACCAATCGCCCGGAGGTGGCCTGCAACTCACCCACTGGCGGATCGGGGGGATCGGCAAGGAACGCCGGGTTTCGGTGCCCTTCGGTTCGGCATCGCTCGACCGGGGGACGGAAGTCGGCTGGCCGACCGACCCCCGCTTGGATCCCGCCTACGTCCGGTGCAAGGCCAAGGGGCGCACCGCCTGGACGGAGACGCGGGTCGGCCCGGCGGCCATGGGTGACCGCCCCGGCGTGACGGTGGCGACCCCGGTCGTCGACGACCAGGGCATTTTCAAGGGTGCCGTCTCGGTGACGTTGACCCTTGACGATCTCAGCCGGTTCCTTGCGGGGGCCCGGGTCAGCGACCGGGGGACGGCGTTCTTGGTCGAGTTCAGGGGCGGGGACGCGCGGGTCATCGCGTATCCGACCGCCTCGCGGCTGCTTGTCGCGGACGACGGACACCAGCGCCTAGCGACCCTCAAGGAGCTTGACGACCCCGTCGTCAGCAAGGTCGTGGCGGCCCTCGCCTCACCGAGTGGACTTAAGGGAGACAGACCCGAGGTTTCGGTGAACGGGGTCCGGTACCTGGTCGGCCTGAAGGTCGTCGAAGGCGAGGAAGTCCCGGCGTGGACCCTGTGCGTGGTCAGCCCGGCAGACGACTTCCTGGCCGGCACGCGTCAGACGGCCGTCTTTTTTATCAGCCTGGCCTGCCTGGCCGTCGCGGTCGGGGCCGGGGCGAGCTTCTTGCTCTCCCGACGGATTTCCCAGCCGATGGTGGCGCTGGTCGAAGAGGCCGACCGAATCCAGAGCCTTGACCTCACCGCCCCACCCATTCCGGCGACGAGCATCCGGGAGGTCGACGAACTCAGCCAGGCGATGGAGCGGATGAAGTCGAGCATGCGGTCGCTGGAAAAGCTGGTGCCGACAGAGTATGCCCGGTGGCTGATCAGCAGCGGCCAGGAAGCCAAGCTGGGCGGTGAGAGGCGGCACATCACCACCTACTTCGCCGACATCATCGGCTTCACCGCCTTGTCACGCGACCTGCCTCCTGAAGAATTAGTTGATGTCTTGACGGAATACTTGGATGTATTAAGTGCCGAAGTCCTGCGCCATGGCGGTACGGTCGACAAGTTTAACGGAGACGACGTCATGGCCTTCTGGGGGGCGCCGACGATCACGACCGACCATGCGGTGGCGGCCTGTCGAGCGGCCTATTCGTCGCTGTCGAGTATCGACTCGCTGCACGTTGAGTGGCGCGACCACGGGCGGCCGCTCCTCCGGGCGTCCTTTGGCATCGCGACGGGCGACGTCGTCGTCGGGAACGTCGGGAGCCGCCAACGGATGAACTACACCGTCATCGGCGACTCGGTCAACATGGCGAGCCGCCTGCAGGGGTTGAACAAGTTCTATCAGACCAACATCCTGATCGGCCGCGGCACCTACGAGGAAGCGGGCGAGGCGGTTGTCGCCCGGCACGTGGACCGGGTCGCGGTTTTCGGCCGCGACGACCCCGAAGACGTCTATGAGCTCATGGCGATGGCCGAGCAGGCCACCGACCTTGACCACAAACTTGCCGCGCTGCACCAGGAGGCGATGGCCGCTTACCTGGGCCGTGACTGGGACGGCGCGCTTGCCGCATGGGAGAAGGTGCTGCACTACCTGCCCCACGACGGCCCCGCCCGTGTCTTGCTCAACCGGACTCTGGCCTACAAAGAGCGACCGCCAGGCAAACTATGGGACGGATCAACCCAGATGATGGCGAAATGA